The proteins below come from a single Acidobacteriota bacterium genomic window:
- a CDS encoding protein TolQ, whose translation MTFRQIGRQSREFVSFFRKSERLSEVHAACEHYHGSPLPGIFSAGYQELNAQIQALKPPQNDSIALGERHIAGVQRALERAAAAELSVLERSMSWLATTGSVTPFIGLLGTVIGIINAFNGLGMVKTASIQAVAPGIAEALIATAAGLFAAIPAVIAYNHFLARLKGVAAEMDDFSMEFVNLVERSFR comes from the coding sequence ATGACTTTCAGGCAGATCGGCCGCCAGAGCCGGGAGTTCGTCTCCTTCTTCCGCAAGAGCGAGCGCCTCAGCGAGGTCCACGCCGCCTGCGAACACTACCACGGCTCCCCCCTGCCGGGGATCTTCAGCGCGGGGTACCAGGAACTCAACGCCCAGATCCAGGCCCTGAAGCCCCCGCAGAACGACTCGATCGCCCTCGGCGAGCGTCATATCGCGGGCGTCCAGCGCGCGCTCGAGCGCGCCGCGGCCGCCGAACTTTCGGTGCTCGAACGGAGCATGAGCTGGCTGGCCACCACCGGCTCGGTCACCCCCTTCATAGGGCTGCTCGGCACGGTGATCGGCATCATCAACGCCTTCAACGGCCTGGGGATGGTCAAGACGGCCTCGATCCAGGCCGTGGCCCCCGGCATCGCCGAGGCCCTCATCGCGACGGCGGCCGGGCTGTTCGCGGCGATTCCGGCCGTCATCGCCTACAACCATTTCCTCGCGCGGCTCAAAGGGGTGGCCGCCGAAATGGACGACTTTTCGATGGAATTCGTCAACCTGGTAGAACGGAGTTTCCGCTGA
- a CDS encoding biopolymer transporter ExbD has protein sequence MAFTNPQGRTSTSLSEINVTPLVDVMLVLLVIFMVTAPMLQTGIDVELPETRNVRDVNPEERIIISISRQGDIFYGSEAVNFSTIPERLHKDARGPKDAIFLRADKDVKWNSIVSVIDAVRGAGFSEIKLVTKPFTTPR, from the coding sequence ATGGCGTTCACGAACCCGCAGGGGCGCACGTCGACGTCCCTTTCCGAAATCAACGTCACCCCGCTGGTAGACGTCATGCTGGTGCTGCTCGTCATCTTCATGGTGACCGCCCCGATGCTGCAGACGGGGATCGACGTCGAGCTCCCCGAGACCCGCAACGTCCGGGACGTCAATCCCGAGGAACGCATCATCATCTCCATCAGCCGGCAGGGGGACATCTTCTACGGGTCCGAGGCGGTCAATTTCTCGACCATCCCCGAGCGCCTGCACAAGGACGCCCGCGGCCCGAAGGACGCCATCTTTCTCCGGGCGGACAAGGACGTCAAATGGAACTCCATAGTCTCCGTGATCGATGCGGTCCGGGGCGCCGGTTTCAGCGAAATCAAACTTGTCACCAAGCCTTTCACGACGCCCCGATAG
- a CDS encoding TonB C-terminal domain-containing protein, whose translation MNRSRNPGTLLEIPLVRETYGRSWLTSVAVHAVAVLVAFFGARLLPQRTIQLGGGPGGGIGADVSTVGVVDTLSGGAGMVKPSMVPRPPALLKEAPAKPEKAIPLPGTTETPKRKPPVATPAPPPEAIRNIIPTAPEPGSGGAAAAGAGSGGGSGGGSGVSIGGGSGGFGDSYYALGVEKRISDNWMRPPEGLRVRIVYSFYIAANGAIYNVKLETSSGNSQMDLTALRAINASNPLSPPPLEYRGKAIQFVAEFIYPPVP comes from the coding sequence ATGAACCGATCCCGCAATCCCGGCACGCTTCTCGAGATCCCGCTTGTCCGGGAAACGTACGGCCGGTCGTGGCTCACCTCCGTAGCGGTCCACGCGGTGGCCGTCCTCGTGGCCTTTTTCGGCGCGCGGCTGCTCCCCCAGAGGACGATCCAGCTCGGGGGCGGCCCCGGCGGGGGGATCGGGGCCGATGTTTCCACCGTGGGGGTGGTGGACACCCTGTCGGGAGGAGCCGGGATGGTCAAGCCCTCCATGGTGCCGCGGCCTCCCGCCCTCCTGAAGGAGGCCCCTGCCAAACCCGAGAAGGCGATCCCCCTGCCGGGGACCACGGAAACCCCCAAACGCAAGCCCCCCGTGGCCACCCCCGCGCCCCCGCCGGAGGCGATCCGGAACATCATCCCCACGGCGCCCGAGCCCGGGTCGGGGGGCGCCGCCGCGGCGGGGGCCGGAAGCGGCGGGGGGAGCGGCGGCGGCAGCGGGGTCTCCATCGGTGGGGGCTCGGGGGGGTTCGGCGACTCCTATTACGCCCTCGGGGTCGAAAAACGGATCAGCGACAACTGGATGAGGCCCCCCGAAGGGCTGCGGGTCCGGATCGTCTACAGCTTTTACATCGCGGCCAACGGCGCGATCTACAACGTCAAACTGGAAACATCATCGGGCAACTCGCAGATGGACCTGACGGCGCTGCGCGCCATCAACGCCTCCAACCCGCTCTCGCCGCCGCCGCTAGAATACCGGGGGAAGGCCATACAGTTCGTCGCCGAGTTCATCTACCCGCCCGTTCCATAG
- the pal gene encoding peptidoglycan-associated lipoprotein Pal, whose amino-acid sequence MKRSPVLLASTALLLLAVMISAPGCAKKVSPPPPAAEPEVAVRETPAAPAPTITLTASPSAIEKGQATTLSWRSTNATGVNITGGIGTVEESGSRTVSPGASTTYTARATGPGGDAVAEARVTVSAPVAVTPPPSAAVSDAAFFEASIRDCFFDLDEYSINEDARRALLANARALAERPSLRVTIEGHCDERGSEKYNLALGDRRANSARDFLISQGIDSSRIDTISYGEERPFCEEQSEECWQLNRRAHFVMR is encoded by the coding sequence ATGAAGAGATCACCGGTTCTGCTCGCCTCGACGGCCTTGCTCCTGCTGGCCGTCATGATTTCGGCCCCGGGCTGCGCCAAAAAAGTGTCGCCGCCCCCTCCCGCCGCGGAGCCCGAGGTGGCCGTGAGGGAAACCCCCGCGGCGCCGGCCCCGACCATCACGCTGACGGCATCCCCCTCGGCGATCGAGAAGGGACAGGCCACGACCCTCTCATGGCGGTCGACCAACGCCACCGGGGTCAACATCACGGGCGGCATCGGGACCGTGGAGGAATCGGGGAGCCGGACGGTGAGCCCCGGCGCCTCCACCACCTATACGGCGCGGGCCACCGGGCCCGGAGGGGACGCCGTGGCCGAAGCGCGCGTCACCGTCTCCGCACCGGTCGCCGTCACCCCGCCCCCGTCGGCGGCGGTGAGCGACGCCGCGTTCTTCGAGGCCAGCATCAGGGACTGCTTCTTCGACCTGGACGAGTATTCCATCAACGAGGACGCCCGGCGCGCCCTCCTCGCCAACGCCCGCGCGCTGGCCGAGCGCCCCTCGCTGCGGGTGACGATCGAGGGACATTGCGACGAGCGGGGATCGGAAAAATACAACCTGGCGCTGGGGGACCGCCGCGCCAATTCCGCCCGGGATTTCCTGATTTCCCAGGGGATCGACTCCTCCCGCATCGACACCATATCCTACGGCGAGGAACGCCCCTTCTGCGAGGAACAGAGCGAGGAGTGCTGGCAGCTGAACCGGCGCGCGCACTTCGTCATGCGTTAG
- a CDS encoding tetratricopeptide repeat protein translates to MKRNFLFCLLAASIAACPLAEAGTKEELVRLQSDVLALQNQIREFDKGYTEKLDSLRSLVIQLNDQAARSGLVLDRIVAAMENTEAGAREADRGLLEEVRRLSEKVDDLGTRTSALAQQLGELKVQSASLGPAASPGLSPEVLYNQAFGDFVQGNFDLAIEGFSAYVATYPAGEKAPDALLNIGDAHIGQNRLPQAVAAFTRVINEYAESQKVPSALFKRARVELAMQEKENAAADLRNIVEKFPQSPEAGLAEAELEKLRTAKPSAAPRRRTR, encoded by the coding sequence ATGAAGCGTAATTTTTTGTTCTGCCTTCTGGCGGCGTCGATCGCCGCCTGCCCCCTCGCCGAGGCCGGCACCAAGGAGGAACTGGTGAGGCTTCAGAGCGACGTCCTGGCGCTGCAGAACCAGATCCGCGAGTTCGACAAGGGCTATACGGAAAAGCTGGACAGCCTGCGCAGCCTGGTGATCCAGCTCAACGACCAGGCGGCCCGCTCCGGCCTGGTCCTCGACAGGATCGTCGCGGCCATGGAGAACACCGAGGCCGGAGCGCGCGAGGCCGACCGGGGCCTGCTCGAGGAGGTGCGGCGGCTCTCGGAAAAGGTGGATGACCTCGGCACGCGCACCAGCGCGCTGGCCCAGCAGCTCGGCGAGCTCAAGGTGCAGTCGGCCAGCCTCGGGCCGGCCGCCTCCCCGGGCCTCTCCCCGGAGGTTCTCTACAACCAGGCCTTCGGCGATTTCGTGCAGGGGAATTTCGACCTGGCGATCGAGGGATTCAGCGCCTACGTCGCCACCTACCCCGCCGGGGAGAAGGCGCCCGACGCGCTGCTCAACATCGGGGACGCCCACATCGGCCAGAACCGCCTGCCGCAGGCCGTGGCCGCCTTCACGCGCGTCATCAACGAATACGCGGAATCGCAAAAGGTCCCGAGCGCCCTCTTCAAGAGGGCCAGGGTGGAACTGGCGATGCAGGAGAAGGAAAACGCCGCCGCGGACCTGCGCAACATCGTCGAGAAGTTCCCCCAGTCTCCCGAGGCCGGGCTGGCCGAGGCGGAACTCGAGAAGCTGCGCACGGCGAAGCCCTCGGCCGCCCCGCGCCGACGGACCCGCTGA
- a CDS encoding single-stranded DNA-binding protein → MSSLNKVMLIGNLGKDPEVRYTPDGTPVATFSLATSENWTDKSGTKQERTEWHTVVVWRKLAEICKRYLTKGRQVYIEGRIQSREWNDKEGNKRRTTEIIATQMVMLGSRQQGASSGPGDDSYDPGPETGQPFGDAGITDSDIPF, encoded by the coding sequence ATGAGTTCACTCAACAAGGTCATGCTCATCGGAAACCTGGGAAAGGACCCCGAGGTCCGCTACACCCCCGACGGGACCCCGGTCGCCACCTTCAGCCTGGCGACCAGCGAGAACTGGACCGACAAGAGCGGCACGAAGCAGGAGCGCACGGAATGGCACACGGTCGTCGTCTGGAGGAAGCTGGCCGAGATCTGCAAGCGCTACCTCACGAAAGGGCGGCAGGTCTACATCGAGGGCCGGATCCAGAGCCGGGAATGGAACGACAAGGAAGGCAACAAGCGGCGCACCACCGAAATCATAGCCACGCAGATGGTCATGCTGGGGAGCCGCCAGCAGGGCGCGTCCTCCGGGCCGGGCGATGACAGTTACGACCCGGGACCGGAAACGGGTCAGCCCTTCGGGGACGCCGGCATCACCGACAGCGATATTCCCTTCTAG